The genomic segment AGATGTGCGGCGTAGTTTCTACGACGTGTCTATTGGAAAGGCTTTCAATAGGCGCGTCGAAGTGCcgtgaatagagggatatggatcatgtactggcAGATGAAATAAGTctaacttggcagcatgttcggcGCAAATCCTGTGGGCCGCTGGAtccgttcctgagctgtactgtggTATGTTCTGTGGTCTATGAACACTGGAGTATCTCCCATTGTCGGCGCCCGGTCAGCCCGCTCCATCAACACAAGGAGTTTCAATGACTGGAACGTTGTGGTCCTTGGACCCCCGTGCTCTTTCAAGAAACAGATTGCTTTCCCCAATGACCAATCCCCATCTTTACAATCATACCCATCCCGAGATACATCAGTGTGACGATTTGTGAGAGGCGATGATTTACGATGCCAGGACTCGTAGgattgagatttaaaatatttggaGTAAAGACAGCTGAGTAATGTTCCTGTGGAGGTATATGAACCCATGAGCGGCATAGATAGAGTTCATGCACAGAAACCTTCAGCACCAAAgatgaatcaaaaactagagggcataggatcaagatgagaggggaaagagttataggaaactgaggggacaTATATCTCGCAggcggtggtgggtacatggaacgaggttCCAGGTGAtctagtagaggcaggtacagtaacattTATAGGATATGTATGCAGTTTTGTGTCGGAGAATTGGATAGAATGATAttcgccaaacgtgggcaaattggATGATCAGAGATGAAGCGGcatggtgggcatggacaagttgggccgaagggtctgcttccacggtATGAAACTATAGACATTAAGCAATTGTGGCTTTGCGAAGGACGCAATAGCAAACtatgtctcaaatatatttaatttcatAAATTAGATCTACACCTGTATTAAAAATAACTAATCTTTCCAGATATACAACAACATTCACTCTTCCTCTTCCGCCTTCCTGTCCAGATCCGCCGAATCGATGCCCACTTCCTCGTAGTCCTTCTCCAGCGACGCCATGTCTTCCCGCGCGTCCTGGAACTCTCCTTCCTCCAGACCCTCTCCCACGTACCAGTGGACAAAGGCCCGCTTGGCGTACATCTTGTCGAACTTGAGGTTCATGCGGGTCCAGGCCATGGAGATGGCGGTGGTGTTGCTCAGCATGCAGACGGCTCGTTGCACCTTGGCCAGGTCGCCCCCCGGGACCACCGTCGGGGGCTGGTAGTTGATGCCCACCTGcgggggagagaaagaagagacTCATAGAAACTTTCAATAGTATCCATTGCGAGCTAAATGTTAAGAAACCCGGACCACCGTTCAGGAAGGTTCTCGTCTGTTCTGGGTGTGGTAGATATCACAATACAGTGTGGAACCGCGGGTTGGATCAAGCTTATGTTGCGTGGATTTGTTTACAAACTACACCTACCTTGAACCCGGTCGGGCACCAGTCCACGAACTGGATGGAGCGCTTGGTCTTGATGGTGGCGATGGAGGCGTTGACGTCCTTGggcaccacgtccccgcggtacaTCATGCAGCACGCCATGTATTTGCCCTGGCGGGGGTCGCACTTGAGCATCTGGTTGGCGGGCTCGAAACAGGCGTTGGTGATCTCCGACACGGACAGTTGCTCGTGGTAAGCCTTCTCGGCCGAGATCAGGGGCGCGTAGGTCACCAGCGGGAAGTGAATGCGCGGGTAGGGGACCAGGTTGGTCTGGAGCTCGAGCAGGTCCACATTGAGGGCGCCGTCGAAGCGCAGCGAGGCCGTGATGGACGACACTACCTGCGCCAGAAGGCGGTTGAGGTTGGTGTAGGTGGGGCGCTCGATGTCCAGGTTCCGCCGACAGATGTCGTAAATAGCCTCGTTGTCCAGCATGAAGGAGCAGTCGGAGTGCTCCAGGGTGCAGTGGGTGACCAGCACCGCGTTGTAGGGCTCGACCACGGCGGTGGAGATCTGCGGCGCCGGGTAGACGGAAAACTCCAGCTTGGATTTCTTGCCGTAGTCGACGGAGAGTCTCTccatgaggagggaggtgaagcccGAGCCGGTGCCGCCCCCAAAACTGTGGAAGATGAGGAACCCCTGCAGTCCGGTGCACTGGTCGGCCTGTAGGCAGATAAAGCggagagcattgagaaggagaaaggtggggtgagtgtgagtgttgcAGGTGTAAACTGACCCTCTGGAGAGGTGTCTAACGTATGTGGTCCCACCCTAACAACAATAATTTGTGTGTAACATCTGGAATTGGACAGttgctagagagtattctgagggataggtcatTCACGAAGTGCGGAATTGTCGCGGGCGAACCAGGGGCGCCAGATCGTTGAATAACGGGCGCTGATTCACGGTTGGATTCGGTTCCACAACCTACCAGCTTCCGGATgcgatccaggaccaggtcgacgATCTCCTTGCCGATGGAGCAGTGGCCCCGGGCGTAGTTGTTGGCCGCGTCCTCCTTGCCGGTGATGAGCTGCTCGGGGTGGAAGAGTTGCCGGTATGTACCGGTCCGCACTTCATCTACAGGGGAGCAAACAGAAAACGGAGAATGAACCAGTTCATTAAGAAACGGGTTCATTAAGAATCACACGCCCCGCAGCAAACGCCGCGGGGAAGGtttcagacaaggctcaacatctCAGGACTCTCCCGTTTCACCTTACCGATCACCGTGGGCTCCAGATCAATGAACACGGCCCGGGGGACGTGCTTGCCCGCCCCCGTTTCGCTGAAGAAGGTGTTGAAGGAGTCGTCGCCGCCCCCGATGGTCTTGTCGCTGGGCATCTGTCCATCCGGCTGGATCCCGTGCTCCAGGCAATAGAGCTCCCAGCAAGCATTGCCGACCTGAACTCCGGCCTGGCCGATGTGGATGGAGATACACTcacgctggagagagagagaaagatgggatGGGTCGGTGGAGGAAAGGGGGAAGAGATGATTGTGTTATTCCCACGGATATCGGTTCCGAGTGCTAACATTTCCCC from the Amblyraja radiata isolate CabotCenter1 chromosome 16, sAmbRad1.1.pri, whole genome shotgun sequence genome contains:
- the LOC116982189 gene encoding tubulin alpha chain-like; this translates as MRECISIHIGQAGVQVGNACWELYCLEHGIQPDGQMPSDKTIGGGDDSFNTFFSETGAGKHVPRAVFIDLEPTVIDEVRTGTYRQLFHPEQLITGKEDAANNYARGHCSIGKEIVDLVLDRIRKLADQCTGLQGFLIFHSFGGGTGSGFTSLLMERLSVDYGKKSKLEFSVYPAPQISTAVVEPYNAVLVTHCTLEHSDCSFMLDNEAIYDICRRNLDIERPTYTNLNRLLAQVVSSITASLRFDGALNVDLLELQTNLVPYPRIHFPLVTYAPLISAEKAYHEQLSVSEITNACFEPANQMLKCDPRQGKYMACCMMYRGDVVPKDVNASIATIKTKRSIQFVDWCPTGFKVGINYQPPTVVPGGDLAKVQRAVCMLSNTTAISMAWTRMNLKFDKMYAKRAFVHWYVGEGLEEGEFQDAREDMASLEKDYEEVGIDSADLDRKAEEEE